The following are from one region of the Salvelinus fontinalis isolate EN_2023a chromosome 5, ASM2944872v1, whole genome shotgun sequence genome:
- the LOC129855715 gene encoding U1 small nuclear ribonucleoprotein 70 kDa-like, translating to MTQFLPPNLLALFAPRDPIPFLTQLEKLPHEKHHNQPYCGIAPFIRHFEDPRDAPPPTRAETRDERLERKRREKIERRQTVVETELKLWDPHNDPNAQGDAFKTLFVARVNYDTTESKLRREFEVYGPIKRIYIVYNKQSGKPRGYAFIEYEHERDMHSAYKHADGKKIDGRRVLVDVERGRTVKGWHPRRLGGGLGGTRRGGADVNIKHSGRDDTSRYDDHPPIGGERERERGPEPRGERRERSRERERVGEKERGGERRRSRSRERRRRSSRSREKGDRGLGQAGPGEESVVSGRRRDRERERGGGGPGGDSHSRERSRDKGERKRRSRSRERKRDRERGKGGEGDEGLGLGDGMMGEGGERMPEEPSVGEEVGEERGGKERDRDRERDRDRRRSHRDKDRERDRERHRGDREKDREHKRDRERGGGERKEDRHGSLLLPSAEQGDVGNGEEGDAPPQPEENSQDGLTMDQESVQSGEGYVSNENGYKMETQADEY from the exons ATGACCCAGTTTTTACCCCCCAATCTGCTGGCCCTATTTGCGCCGCGGGACCCCATACCATTTCTGACCCAGTTGGAGAAGCTTCCCCATGAGAAACACCACAACCAGCCATACTGTGGCATCGCTCCCTTCATCAGGCACTTTGAG GATCCCCGAGATGCCCCTCCCCCTACTAGGGCAGAAACTCGTGATGAGAGGTTGGAGAGAAAG aggagggagaagattGAGAGGAGGCAGACTGTTGTGGAGACAGAACTGAAGCTCT GGGATCCACACAATGACCCCAATGCTCAGGGGGATGCCTTTAAGACCCTGTTTGTGGCGCGTGTT AATTATGACACAACGGAATCCAAGCTTCGCCGTGAGTTTGAGGTCTACGGGCCCATCAAAAGG ATCTACATCGTCTACAACAAGCAGTCAGGGAAGCCCAGAGGCTACGCCTTCATAGAGTATGAGCACGAGAGAGACATGCACT ctgCCTACAAGCATGCAGACGGGAAGAAGATCGACGGAAGGAGAGTGCTGGTGGATGTAGAGAGAGGCCGCACTGTGAAGGGATGGCATCCCCGCAGGCTAG GCGGTGGTCTTGGTGGGACAAGGAGAGGCGGGGCTGATGTCAACATCAAGCACTCTGGAAGAGACGACACCTCACGTTATGATGACCACCCCCCAATTGGAGG GGAACGTGAGCGCGAACGTGGACCTGAGCCCAGAGGGGAACGCAGAGAGCGCAGCCGTGAGCGCGAACGGGTGGGGGAGAAAGAGCGCGGTGGTGAGAGACGGAGGTCCCGGTCCCGGGAAAGACGCAGGCGCAGCTCCCGCTCCAGGGAGAAGGGTGACAGGGGTCTGGGCCAGGCAGGGCCCGGAGAGGAGAGCGTAGTGAGTGGCAGgaggagagaccgagagagggagCGGGGGGGAGGAGGGCCAGGGGGAGACAGTCATagcagggagaggagcagagacaaAGGTGAAAGGAAGCGGAGGAGCCGCAGCCGAGAGCGCAAGCGAGACCGGGAGAGGGGCAAGGGTGGTGAGGGGGATGAGGGCTTGGGGCTAGGAGATGGTAtgatgggggagggaggagagaggatgcccGAAGAGCCTAGTGTGGGTGAAGAAGTGGGAGAGGAGCGCGGCGGGAAGGagcgggacagggacagggagcgGGACCGTGACCGGAGGCGCAGCCACAGGGACAAGGACCGGGAGAGGGACCGGGAGAGGcacaggggggacagggagaaagacagggagcataagagagacagggagcgtggTGGAGGGGAGCGCAAGGAGGACCGGCATGGCTCTCTCCTGCTCCCCTCGGCCGAGCAGGGCGACGTGGGTAACGGGGAGGAGGGCGACGCGCCGCCCCAGCCAGAGGAGAACAGCCAGGATGGGTTGACGATGGACCAAGAGTCGGTGCAATCGGGGGAGGGTTACGTTTCCAATGAGAACGGCTACAAGATGGAGACCCAGGCAGACGAGTATTGA